The DNA segment CCCCACAGCCGCTCCGTATGCCACGCCACCCGCTCCACACTCAGCCTGGCCGCCTCCAGCCGCGCGCGGTCAAACACCACGAGTTCGGCTTCCATGCAGCCCAGAATGCTCGCCGTCCCGCCCACGCCGACCAGTTGCACGCCTCCTTGCGCCTGCGCCGCAGCCGGCGCAAAGAGGTTCAAGCCTTCCATCAGCTTTGGCCGCATTTCCCTTTGAACGAACTCCTTCAGCCATTGGCGGCACGCAGCTAGTTCCGCCGGTTTGGGCGGATCGCCGCACGGGAAGGTTTCCATGAGCCGCACCGTTCCCAGCGGGAAGCTGTGGCCGCCCATTCGCCGCCCATCCCGCCCGAAAACGCATTGAGTGCTGCCGCCGCCGGCATCCAGCACCAGCAAGGGCAGCTTCGCCAGCTCCGGGTTGGTCGTTACACCCTGAAATCCCCAATCCGCCTCCTGCTCACCCGAGATGACCTCGACTTTCACACCGGCAGCCTTTTCGATGGCTGTGGTCAGCTCGTGACGGTTGGTCGCATCCCGCGCCGCGCTGGTGGCGAAGACAAGCACCGAAGCCGCCTGCAGTTCCCGGGCCCTGGCGGCGTACCCTGCCACCGCCCGGGCGGTCGCATCCATCGCCTCGGGGCGCAGGCGATGCGTCTGGTAAAACCCCTGGCCCAGCCGCGTCTGGTGGCTCTGTTCGCACACGGGCTGCACCTCGCCTCCCGCCACGTCGGCCACCAGCAGCTTCACCGAGTTGGTGCCCACGTCAATGACCGCGCGGCGGATAGGTTGGCTAAGAGCCGCAGTCGCCAGGAGCATGCTATCCATTCGGTGGACTGTAGCCAACGGCAACCGCAAAGGCAACGGCTGCGCAAGGCCTCAGTCCTGGGTGGGGCCGCCTGTTCGGATTAATGTGCATGGGTAATTACTGGCTACCCACCCTCCCCGGGCATTGGGGACTCCTGACGAGGATATTGAAGGCAGAGTCGGCGAGGCAGGTGAGGTAGTCTGCCGAAAGCCAGCGTGTGGGCAGCCCTAAAATGAACTAAACTATGCTTTGACCCGTTTCGCGGCTCGTGGCGCTGTCCGGCATGTTGACATTCATTCCTCGCTCGCCGAGTATTCCCTGGCCTGGCTGCCCGCTTGGGACTGCCGGCCGATCTGGCGCTGACTATGCCCTGCCGAAGTATGAAAATGCCGCGAATTGCCCTCACCCTGCTCGTCTCGGTTCTCCTTGCCGCCCCCCTCCGGGCTGCGGCGCCGTTGCCGGTAACGGCGTCCGAGGCGGAGGCGTGGCTTCGCCACACGATCCCGTTGCCCAGGCAGATTGAGATCAAGTCGAAGGTAATCCTGCCCGCCGCCGACATCCGTATCGTCGAGCCGGCCGACGCCAGCCCTGTGGCCAGGCAGGCGGTGAAGGAATTGCGCGAACGCCTTTCGGCAGAGGCGAAAGCGGGTCAAAAGGTGGACGCGGGCTTCAGCCTGATGCTGCAGCTCGGAGGCCCGGAGGCGGCTGAGTTGAAGGCGCTCAAGAACGCTGATCAGGCCTGCCGGATCATTCCGGACGAGGCCGGAATGTCGCTCCGGCTGGTCGCGCTCACACCGCGGGGGCTCTATTACGCGGCCAAGACGATGCAGCAGTTGCTCAAGGCGCGCGCCGACGGCCGGATCGAGATCCCGCTGGCACGCGTCACCGACTGGCCCGACATGGAGAAGCGGGGGCTCTGGGGCTCGGATTGCCACGACCACTTGCGCTGGCTGGCGGACCGCAAGATGAACATCGTGGAGCAGATTTCGGACATTGGGGTGAATGCGCAAGGCAAGCCCTACGCACGGCTCAAACAAGGGCGCGAGCCGATGGTCGAGGACGGGCCGCGCTACGGCATCGAGCCCGTGCCGGTGGTCCTTCACCTGGAACAGCTCTCGGCCAAGGGAATCTTCCAGGCTTATCCGCAGCTAAAGTCGCAGGGCGGCCAGGAGGGCGCCATCTGCTACTCGAAGCCGGAGTTCGCGGGGATTCTGGCGGAGTGGCTCGTACAACTCGGCGGCCTGCCGGGAGTGGGCGAAGTGGACGTGTGGCTGGCGGAGAACATGCACGACCAGGGGGGCTGCCAGTGCGCCGCATGCGCCAGGGAGGACCGCAGCGTGCTCGAGACGCGGACGGTGGTGGCGGCCTGGAAGAAGGCCCGGGAGAAGCTGCCCACACTGGCCATATTCGTGCTGACCAGCGAGGAAACCGAGAAGAGCAATCCGCGCATCCTGCAGGAGCTGCCGCCGGAAGTGAAGCTGTGGTACTACCACAGCCTGCTGACCTACAACAGCTCCGAGGCCCCGATGCTGCGGAGGTACTTGGAGGAGGCCGCACAGGGCGGGCGCTGGATCGGGGTCTGCCCAAACCTGACGGCTTTTGTCAACTTCACCCACCCGTTCACCGGGGCGGGCTTCGTGCACTACAGGATGAATGAGTTTGTGAACAAGGGGATGTCGGGGCTGATCGGATACGCCACCCCGCTGGTGCATTACTCGGTCTTCAACGTGGAGGCGGCGGCGGAGTGGAGCTGGAACGCCAGGGGCCGGACGCCGCGCGAGTTCGCGCTCTCCTGGGCGGTGCGGCGGGGAATGAAGGATCCCGGGAAGTTTGCGGACTGGTCGCAAGCGCTCGGGCCGGTGGCGTGGGACGTTTACGGTTCGGACTGGCCGAGCGGCGAGATGCGGAGCACGCCGCCGCCCGTCGCGGACCGGCTGCGCAAGGGTGAGTTCCGCGGGCTGGGCTCAAACCTCTGGGGCGTGTACCGCTCGCCGTGGGGGGACATCAAGACCGTCGAGCAGCTCAACAACGATGTCGCCCAGGCGGATCGGGCGGTGGCGCTCGCCCGCGAGTTGGGGGACGAAGGAATTACACAGGAGAGTCTTGTGGTGCAGGGCTACATCCGATCGCTCAAGGCGCTCTACGAACTGCGCGAGATCATCAAGCGCACGGGTCAAGTGCCGCCGGACCGGCGTGAGGATGCCAAACGACACTTCCGGATGTATGCCGACAGCCTGAGGCAAACCGCGGCGGCGCTGCCCAAGTGGGAGGCAACGGTCCGACGGCACGGCGACGAGGGCAATCTCACCGGCAAACCGGTCAAGGTGATCACGGGGGCGCTGGAGCAGATGCGGCAGTTGCATACCGACCTGGGACTGTGAGCGGACAGCCGGCTGCCGGCAACGGAACGTCGCAACGCCTCCAAGGACCTGCGTCGCGCGGCCCTCAGTTGGCGGTGGTCGTTGCCCGGTAGGTGATTATGCGCGCCGAGGGCTGGCCGGGGGCGGCGATCAGGAGACCGTGCTCAAGCAGTTCGCGGCCGCCCAGTTCCCGGGCGGCGGCGGGATCGTCGAGGTCGGCCACCACGTAGCTGGCCAGGGGATCGAGGTTGCGGAGCTGGAGGCGGGCGGACTCGTAGTTGCTGCCGGCGCGGCGGAACACCTGGACCATGCCCCAGCGCTGTTCCGGCAGGTCGAATTGCCAGGCCAGCCAGAGCTCCTCGCTTAACTGGTAGGAGGTCAATGGGTAGAAGTCGCCCAACATGCAGTCGGCGACCTGCCGCCACTGCTCCGACAGCCGCCGGATCAGGGGCCAATCTATGCCGGGCTTGCGGACGTCAGCGCAGAGGGCGAAGGCCGGCGACAGGTAGCTGCGCACCGAATACACAAAGTCGCGGTCGGTGTAGTAGGCGCCATGTCCGTAGTAAGGAATCCAGGAGGAGAGACCGTAGGTATGACCCTGGTTGCCGGGGGCGAAGTCGGGGTTGCCGTCGAAGGCCTGGTAGTCGCTGCGCAACAGCGGCACGGCGCGGCGAAGCGTCTCCAAGTCGTTGCGCCGGCCGCCCGAGGCGCAACTGTCAATCAGCAGGCCCGGGTGCCGCCGCCGCAGCTCGTCCCAGTAGGCAAGGTAACCCTCGATGTGACGCATCTCGGCCAGGCCCTGGCGGTCGGGCGCATCCGCCGCGCGCCAGTAAGGCAGGGGATCAATGTTGAAATCCTGCCGGTAGAAATCAATGCCCTCGCGGGTGAGCATGGCGTCCACATGGTCGGTCAGCCAGCGGCGGGCGTCGGAGTTGCCCAGGTTCAGCAGCTTCTGTTCGCCGTCGCGGCCCAGCAACCAGGCGGGGTTGTTGGTGTAGAGGAATGTCCCGGGCGTCACCCGTTCCGGCTCGAACCAGACGATGAGCCCCGCGCCTTTCGAACGCGCCAGCTCGCTCACCGGCCGGAAGCCGCGCGGGTAGCGGATCGGATCGGGCATCCAGTTGCCGACCTGGGGCCAGTCGGCGCACGTGTACCAGCCTGCATCAATCCACCAGTAGTCGAGCTTCACACCGGCTTGCGCGAAGCCTGTGATGAATTGGCGTTCGCCCTCCTCACTGGTCCTGATGCCGGGGAAGAACCCGCCGCTGCACGAGCTGAGGATGGGCGGCGGCGGCTTGCCGTCGCGCGTGCGCGGCAAGTTATGAGCGAGCATCCAGCGCCGCCACACGTTCTGCGCCCGCACGCGGTCGCCTTGCCAGAACTGGAGCGCGATCAACGGCGAGCGCGCCTCTTCCCCCGGATGCAGCTTGAACCGCGTCAGCTCCTGCCCGCCGCGCATTTGCAGCCCGTCGTCGGCGTCGCGGGTGAATCGGGCGTTCCACTGGCCGGGCCAGCCAATCACGACGATGAGCCCCTCGCCGGGCCATTCGAGGTTGAAGCAGGGAAAGCCAACGCTGGTGGGGCGCCCGCCGGCGGGGGCGAACCGATGTTCGGACTTCGGCTCCAGGGTCAACCGGCGCGGCGCATAGCTGTTGGGGCTGCAATCATCCCCCGCGTGATGGTTGAGGACGTACTCACCCGAACCGGTCCGCCTCAGCGTGAGGTCCACCGCCTGGATGTCCGACAGGATCGGCGTGTCGGCGGGGCCGGTGTTCCTGAAATGCACCACCCACTCGACGGTGGGGAAGTCCCCATACTCGATCCCCACAAGGCGGACCTGCAGGCCGGTCGCGGGATCGGTCCACACTGCGGTTCGCTCCGTGCGCTGTGCGTCCAGCTTCCGTGCGCTCCGCTGGCAGGGCCAGGCCTTGAGCAGCTCGGCCGAGTTCCTGCCGTCATAGACAAAGGAGAACGGCGCATCGGTCGAATAAGCCGCCCGTTCACCCTCGCGCAGCGGGAGGTCGGCCAGCCAAAGCGTGCTGCCGTCCAGCAGCGTGACTTTCGCCTCGGCCCAATCCGCCTGATCGCAGGCGATGCCGTCCGGCGTCTCTTCGATCTGCAAGACGAACTCCGTTGCCCCGGCCAGTTTCACCGCGACGCGTTTGCCCGCCATGCCCTCCCGCATCATTCCCGAGCGGAACCGTTCTTCCCCGCGCACCTTCACCGAGAAATCCACGCTGCCGCGCCCGCCGCTGGTCTGGTCGTTGGTGTCCACCCCGGCAACGGCCTCGAAGAGTCCCCCCGCGCCGGGCAACAGGACGAGGATCTTGCTGGGCGCATGGCAAAAGAGGCCGCGCGTGAATTCCTTTTCCCCGAGGTGCAGCGGCCGGGCGCCGCGGGCGTTCTTCTGCACCGGGCCGTGGTTGGCCAGGACCACCAGGCCGGGCTCCGGCTTCTCCGGGGCCTGCGCTCCCGCGAGCTTTGCCGCCGCCCAGCGCCGCGCCTCGGCCAGCTCCGCCGGGCCGACCGCTGCTCCCGCCGTTTGCGCGCCGATTGCCAGCAGCGGACACAGCAACGCGGCGGCGGCCAGGCTCTTGCGCATGCTCATCCTTTCCGAGTTGCGCCCTCAGGGTTTTGCGGCCGGCTGCCTGGCGCCGCCGCAGCCGACGCGTACGCTGCCGCACATGCCGCCGAAGCGCGCGCGCTGAACTGATCCTGATAGGCAATCGTTTTTTGCGCGTCCGCATGTACCCAGCGCTGCGCGGGTGACGTCCTTGTATGCCTCGGCGTAGCCCTGCTCGTTGTCAACATCCCAGCCGAGGGATTTGAAGAGCGGGTCGAGGAATTCGCGGCGGAGCTGGGTTTCGTTGTAGTGGGGCGATTTGTAAGCGTCGCGGTTGCGGTCGAACCGCTGGACGAGGTCCAGGACTGCTGGTGGTGGTTGCGCCATCTGGGCGGGAAGTGTCTTTGGTGAAGGGGGAAAATTCAAGGTTTTTGGGGTGACCACGGATGGATAAAAACGACGTTGTCCCACCTTGGCCTTCATAATCCGGTTCTTGACGAGGCGGGGAAACTGCATTTTGCCGGCGCTAACCGTGCCTGCGTTTTCGTTGATTGCGATTCCAGATCGTTCGCCAGCCGCAACTGGTGAGACGATCCGTTCACTTCTCACTATTGACACTATGGCTGCGCCTCGGCATCAGAAGGGCATGGCGGCACGGAGCGGTTTACCGCAACGCTGATCGCTGGCGAGCCAGACATTCTTTAGGTGGTATTGAGGACTCCTGACGGGGAGGAAGGGGAAAACACGGAATTGAGCAAGGCCTCTGTCTTGGGCGGGGCCGCCTCGCCGAGGCGGCCAAACGGTGGCGCTTTCGGCGAGAGTGCCCTGCCGGACTGAGGGGTTGCGGATTTGAGTTGTTTTTGCGCAAGTATCTGCAGTTGCGCCACTTGTGACGGATTTGGCCTTTGGCAGCAGCGGGCGGCCGATCTTTCTCCGTAAGTGCAACAATGACAGTGGGTTACGTTACTTGTCGCCGCTGATGTCAAGGCTGTATCCACGGTGTGGATACGGTGTGGATACGGTGTGGATACGGTGAGACTCCCTTGCGGGCGGCGATCATCCCAGGGGCATCGGCAAAGAAAATCGCTTGGCATTGAGCCGGGCAGGCGGCTGGTCCCTTG comes from the Candidatus Paceibacterota bacterium genome and includes:
- a CDS encoding glycoside hydrolase family 20 zincin-like fold domain-containing protein, whose protein sequence is MKMPRIALTLLVSVLLAAPLRAAAPLPVTASEAEAWLRHTIPLPRQIEIKSKVILPAADIRIVEPADASPVARQAVKELRERLSAEAKAGQKVDAGFSLMLQLGGPEAAELKALKNADQACRIIPDEAGMSLRLVALTPRGLYYAAKTMQQLLKARADGRIEIPLARVTDWPDMEKRGLWGSDCHDHLRWLADRKMNIVEQISDIGVNAQGKPYARLKQGREPMVEDGPRYGIEPVPVVLHLEQLSAKGIFQAYPQLKSQGGQEGAICYSKPEFAGILAEWLVQLGGLPGVGEVDVWLAENMHDQGGCQCAACAREDRSVLETRTVVAAWKKAREKLPTLAIFVLTSEETEKSNPRILQELPPEVKLWYYHSLLTYNSSEAPMLRRYLEEAAQGGRWIGVCPNLTAFVNFTHPFTGAGFVHYRMNEFVNKGMSGLIGYATPLVHYSVFNVEAAAEWSWNARGRTPREFALSWAVRRGMKDPGKFADWSQALGPVAWDVYGSDWPSGEMRSTPPPVADRLRKGEFRGLGSNLWGVYRSPWGDIKTVEQLNNDVAQADRAVALARELGDEGITQESLVVQGYIRSLKALYELREIIKRTGQVPPDRREDAKRHFRMYADSLRQTAAALPKWEATVRRHGDEGNLTGKPVKVITGALEQMRQLHTDLGL
- a CDS encoding NPCBM/NEW2 domain-containing protein, whose amino-acid sequence is MRKSLAAAALLCPLLAIGAQTAGAAVGPAELAEARRWAAAKLAGAQAPEKPEPGLVVLANHGPVQKNARGARPLHLGEKEFTRGLFCHAPSKILVLLPGAGGLFEAVAGVDTNDQTSGGRGSVDFSVKVRGEERFRSGMMREGMAGKRVAVKLAGATEFVLQIEETPDGIACDQADWAEAKVTLLDGSTLWLADLPLREGERAAYSTDAPFSFVYDGRNSAELLKAWPCQRSARKLDAQRTERTAVWTDPATGLQVRLVGIEYGDFPTVEWVVHFRNTGPADTPILSDIQAVDLTLRRTGSGEYVLNHHAGDDCSPNSYAPRRLTLEPKSEHRFAPAGGRPTSVGFPCFNLEWPGEGLIVVIGWPGQWNARFTRDADDGLQMRGGQELTRFKLHPGEEARSPLIALQFWQGDRVRAQNVWRRWMLAHNLPRTRDGKPPPPILSSCSGGFFPGIRTSEEGERQFITGFAQAGVKLDYWWIDAGWYTCADWPQVGNWMPDPIRYPRGFRPVSELARSKGAGLIVWFEPERVTPGTFLYTNNPAWLLGRDGEQKLLNLGNSDARRWLTDHVDAMLTREGIDFYRQDFNIDPLPYWRAADAPDRQGLAEMRHIEGYLAYWDELRRRHPGLLIDSCASGGRRNDLETLRRAVPLLRSDYQAFDGNPDFAPGNQGHTYGLSSWIPYYGHGAYYTDRDFVYSVRSYLSPAFALCADVRKPGIDWPLIRRLSEQWRQVADCMLGDFYPLTSYQLSEELWLAWQFDLPEQRWGMVQVFRRAGSNYESARLQLRNLDPLASYVVADLDDPAAARELGGRELLEHGLLIAAPGQPSARIITYRATTTAN